In Chrysoperla carnea chromosome 2, inChrCarn1.1, whole genome shotgun sequence, the following proteins share a genomic window:
- the LOC123292107 gene encoding myosin heavy chain, muscle isoform X13 — MPKVVKQEGDDPDPTPYLFVSLEQKRIDQTKPYDAKKTCWVPDDKEGFVLGEIKATKGDQVTVTVPGGEDKVFKKELVTQVNPPKYEKAEDMSNLTYLNDASVLHNLKQRYYHKLIYTYSGLFCVAINPYKRFPVYTLRCAKLYRGKRRNEVPPHIFAISDGAYVNMLTNHENQSMLITGESGAGKTENTKKVIAYFATVGASSKKDQASEKKGSLEDQVVQTNPVLEAFGNAKTVRNDNSSRFGKFIRIHFGPSGKLAGADIETYLLEKARVISQQSLERSYHIFYQMMSGSVEGLKPLCLLSDDIKDYYFVSQGKTTIPGMDDGEECQLTDQAFDILGFTKQEKDDIYKITAAVMHMGSMKFKQRGREEQAEADGTEDGEKVAQLLGVDCGELYKALLKPRIKVGNEFVTQGRNKDQVAYSVGAMSKGMFDRLFKFLVKKCNETLDTKQKRQHFIGVLDIAGFEIFDYNGFEQLCINFTNEKLQQFFNHHMFVLEQEEYKKEGIDWAFIDFGMDLLACIELIEKPMGILSILEEESMFPKATDRTFEEKLNNNHLGKSPNFLKPKPPKPGQAAAHFAIGHYAGNVPYNITGWLEKNKDPLNDTVVDLYKKGTNALLREIFADHPGQSGTAAEAKAGRGKKGGGFATVSSAYKEQLNNLMTTLRSTQPHFVRCIIPNELKQPGVIDSHLVMHQLTCNGVLEGIRICRKGFPNRMVYPDFKLRYMILAPAIMTAEKDPKKAAEKCLSSIALDPESYRCGHTKVFFRAGVLGQMEELRDERLSKILSWMQSWIRGYLSRKDFIKLQEQRLALQVVQRNLRKYLQLRTWPWWKLWQKVKPLLNVTRVEDELAKLEEKAQKAQEAFEREEKARKELEVLHAKLLEEKTALLGQLAGEKGSLGEITEKANKLAAQKADLESQLHDTQDRLTSEEDARQQLAQAKKKLEQELAGLKKDVEDLELTVQKTEQDKATKDHQIRNLNDEIAHQDELINKLNKEKKNQGEINQKTAEELQAAEDKVNHLNKVKAKLEQTLDELEDSLEREKKLRGDVEKSKRKVEGDLKLTQEAVADLERNKKELEQTVQRKDKEISSLSAKLEDEQSLVGKTQKQIKELQARIEELEEEVEAERQARAKAEKQRADLARELEELGERLEEAGGATSAQIELNKKREAELSKLRRDLEESNIQHEGTLANLRKKHNDAVAEMGEQIDQLNKMKARAEKEKAQYFGELNDLRAGVDHLANEKAAAEKIAKQLTQQLNDVQGKLDETNRTLNDFDAAKKKLSIENSDLLRQLEEAESQVSQLSKIKISLTTQLEDTKRLADEEGRERATLLGKFRNLEHDLDNLREQVEEEAEGKADLQRQLSKANAEAQLWRSKYESEGVARAEELEEAKRKLQARLAEAEETIESLNQKCLALEKTKQRLATEVEDLSLEVDRATAIANAAEKKQKAFDKIIGEWKLKVDDLAAELDASQKECRNYSTELFRLKGAYEEGQEQLEAVRRENKNLADEVKDLLDQIGEGGRNIHEIEKARKRLEAEKDELQAALEEAEAALEQEENKVLRAQLELSQVRQEIDRRIQEKEEEFENTRKNHQRALDSMQASLEAEAKGKAEALRMKKKLEADINELEIALDHANKANAEAQKNIKRYQQQLKDVQTALEEEQRARDDAREQLGISERRANALQNELEESRTLLEQADRGRRQAEQELADAHDQLNELSAQNASVSAAKRKLESELQTLHSDLDELLNEAKNSEEKAKKAMVDAARLADELRAEQDHAQTQEKLRKALETQIKELQVRLDEAEANALKGGKKAIQKLEQRVRELENELDGEQRRHADAQKNLRKSERRIKELSFQSEEDRKNHERMQDLVDKLQQKIKTYKRQIEEAEEIAALNLAKFRKAQQELEEAEERADLAEQAISKFRAKGRAGSTARGASPAPHRSLARPQLDGLSFPPRFDLHPEGEI; from the exons ATGCCGAAAGTCGTAAAACAGGAAGGAGATGATCCCGATCCAACTCCATACCTGTTTGTATCTCTCGAACAAAAACGTATCGATCAAACAAAGCCCTACGATGCCAAGAAAACATGCTGGGTGCCGGACGACAAAGAAGGTTTTGTTCTCGGTGAGATCAAAGCCACCAAAGGTGATCAAGTCACCGTAACCGTTCCCGGTGGTGAG gaCAAAGTCTTCAAGAAAGAACTCGTAACACAAGTCAATCcaccaaaatatgaaaaagctgaggatatgtcaaatttgacataccTTAACGATGCCTCTGTACTTCATAATCTTAAACAGAGATATTACCATAAACTTATTTAC ACATACTCAGGTCTCTTCTGTGTTGCTATCAACCCTTATAAGAGATTCCCTGTATACACACTTCGTTGTGCTAAATTATACCGTGGTAAAAGGCGTAATGAAGTTCCACCACATATTTTCGCTATTTCTGACGGTGCCTACGTTAACATGTTAACTA ACCATGAAAATCAATCTATGTTGATTAC TGGTGAATCTGGTGCCGGTAAAACTGAAAACACGAAGAAAGTAATTGCTTACTTCGCCACCGTTGGTGCCTCATCCAAAAAAGACCAAGCTTCTGAAAAGAAGGGAAGTTTAGAAGATCAAGTCGTACAAACTAACCCTGTACTTGAAGCTTTCGGTAACGCTAAGACCGTGCGTAATGACAACTCTTCACGTTTC GGTAAATTCATCCGTATTCATTTCGGTCCATCTGGTAAATTGGCTGGTGCTGATATTGAAACTT ACTTGCTTGAAAAAGCTCGTGTCATCTCTCAACAATCTCTTGAACGGTCCTACCACATTTTCTACCAAATGATGTCTGGATCCGTTGAAGGATTAAAAC CCTTGTGTCTTCTCAGCGACGATATCAAAGATTATTACTTCGTCTCCCAAGGAAAAACCACAATTCCCGGTATGGATGACGGTGAAGAATGTCAGCTCACTGAC CAAGCCTTCGATATTCTTGGTTTCACCAAACAAGAAAAGGATGATATTTACAAGATCACCGCCGCTGTTATGCACATGGGTTCCATGAAATTCAAACAACGTGGTCGTGAAGAACAAGCTGAAGCTGATGGCACAGAG gATGGTGAAAAAGTTGCTCAACTTTTGGGTGTTGACTGTGGTGAATTATACAAAGCTTTACTTAAGCCACGTATTAAGGTCGGTAATGAATTCGTCACCCAAGGTCGTAACAAGGATCAAGTAGCCTACTCTGTTGGTGCTATGTCAAAGGGTATGTTTGATCGTCTCTTCAAATTCTTGGTCAAGAAATGTAACGAAACTCTTGACACCAAACAAAAACGTCAACACTTCATTGGTGTACTGGATATTGCTGGTTTCGAAATCTTCGac TACAACGGTTTCGAGCAATTGTGTATCAACTTTACCAatgaaaaattacaacaattcTTTAACCATCACATGTTCGTACTTGAACAAGAAGAATACAAAAAAGAGGGTATTGACTGGGCCTTCATCGATTTTGGAATGGACTTGTTAGCTTGTATTGAGCTTATTGAAAAG cCTATGGGTATCTTGTCCATCCTTGAAGAAGAATCTATGTTCCCCAAAGCTACTGACAGAACCTTTGAGGAAAAATTGAACAACAACCATTTGGGTAAATCACCAAACTTCTTGAAACCAAAACCACCAAAACCAGGTCAAGCTGCCGCTCACTTCGCTATTGGGCATTATGCTGGTAATGTACCATACAACATAACCGGTTGGTTAGAAAAGAACAAGGATCCCTTGAACGACACTGTTGTCGATTTATACAAGAAGGGTACAAATGCACTTTTACGTGAAATCTTCGCTGATCATCCAGGTCAATCTGGTACAGCTGCTGAAGCTAAAG CTGGTCGTGGTAAGAAGGGTGGTGGTTTCGCCACTGTATCTTCTGCCTATaag GAACAATTGAACAACTTGATGACCACTTTGAGATCAACTCAACCTCACTTCGTCCGTTGTATCATCCCCAATGAATTGAAACAACCTG GTGTCATTGACTCACATCTTGTTATGCATCAATTGACATGTAACGGTGTACTTGAAGGTATCCGTATTTGTCGTAAAGGTTTCCCCAACAGGATGGTGTACCCAGATTTCAAACTTCg TTATATGATCTTAGCTCCGGCTATAATGACAGCCGAAAAAGATCCCAAAAAAGCAGCCGAAAAATGTCTTTCATCAATCGCATTAGATCCAGAAAGTTATCGTTGTGGTCACACAAAG GTATTCTTCCGTGCTGGTGTCTTGGGTCAAATGGAAGAACTTCGTGATGAACGTCTTTCTAAGATCCTTTCTTGGATGCAATCATGGATTCGTGGTTACCTCTCAAGAAAAGACTTCATCAAATTACAAGAACAACG tcTTGCCTTACAAGTTGTACAACGTAACTTGCGCAAATACTTGCAACTCCGTACCTGGCCATGGTGGAAATTGTGGCAAAAGGTCAAACCTCTTCTCAACGTCACCAGAGTCGAGGACGAACTTGCc AAATTGGAAGAGAAAGCCCAAAAAGCACAAGAAGCTTTTGAACGTGAAGAAAAAGCACGTAAAGAACTTGAAGTACTTCATGCAAAATTGTTGGAAGAAAAGACCGCTCTCTTGGGTCAATTGGCTGGTGAAAAAGGATCTTTAGGTGAAATCACCGAAAAGGCTAACAAACTCGCAGCTCAAAAGGCTGACTTAGAATCACAATTACAT gaTACTCAAGACCGTCTTACCTCAGAGGAAGATGCTCGTCAACAACTTGCTCAAGCTAAAAAGAAGTTGGAACAAGAGCTTGCTGGTTTGAAGAAAGATGTTGAAGATCTTGAATTAACTGTTCAAAAAACTGAACAAGACAAAGCCACCAAAGACCATCAAATCCGCAATTTGAATGATGAGATCGCACACCAAGATGAACTCATCAACAAATTGAACAAAGAAAAGAAGAACCAAGGTGAAATTAACCAAAAAACAGCTGAAGAACTTCAAGCCGCCGAAGACAAGGTTAACCATTTGAACAAAGTCAAGGCTAAACTTGAACAAACTTTGGATGAACTTGAAGATTCATTGGAACGTGAAAAGAAATTACGTGgtgatgttgaaaaatcaaagagGAAGGTAGAAGGTGACCTTAAACTTACCCAAGAAGCTGTTGCTGACTTAGAACGCAACAAGAAAGAACTTGAACAAACTGTTCAACGTAAAGACAAAGAAATCTCATCATTGTCTGCCAAATTGGAAGATGAACAATCCCTTGTTGgcaaaacacaaaaacaaatcaAGGAATTGCAAGCTCGCATTGAAGAACTTGAAGAAGAAGTTGAAGCTGAACGTCAAGCACGTGCCAAGGCTGAAAAACAACGTGCCGATTTGGCCCGCGAACTTGAAGAACTTGGTGAACGTCTTGAAGAAGCTGGTGGTGCAACATCTGCCCAAATTGAGCTCAACAAGAAACGTGAAGCTGAACTCAGCAAACTTCGTCGTGACCTCGAAGAATCTAACATCCAACATGAAGGTACATTGGCTAACTTACGTAAGAAGCACAATGACGCCGTAGCTGAAATGGGAGAACAAATTGACCAACTCAACAAAATGAAAGCCcg aGCTGAAAAAGAAAAGGCCCAATACTTCGGTGAATTGAACGATCTCCGTGCTGGAGTTGACCATCTTGCAAACGAGAAG gCCGCTGCAGAAAAGATTGCTAAACAACTTACACAACAACTTAATGACGTACAAGGCAAATTAGACGAAACCAATCGCACACTTAATGACTTCGATGCCGCCAAGAAGAAGCTTTCAATTGAAAACTCTGACTTACTCCGTCAACTCGAAGAAGCCGAATCACAAGTCTCCCAACTTTCAAAGATCAAGATTTCATTGACCACACAACTCGAAGACACCAAACGTCTTGCTGATGAAGAAGGTCGTGAACGTGCTACTTTACTCGGCAAATTCCGTAACTTGGAACACGATTTGGACAACCTTCGTGAACAAGTTGAAGAAGAAGCTGAAGGTAAAGCTGACTTACAACGCCAACTCAGCAAAGCTAATGCTGAAGCTCAATTATGGAGATCTAAATACGAATCTGAAGGAGTTGCCCGTGCTGAAGAACTTGAGGAAGCTAAACGCAAGTTACAAGCTCGTCTCGCTGAAGCCGAAGAAACAATTGAATCACTCAACCAAAAATGCTTGGCTCTTGAAAAGACCAAACAACGTCTTGCCACAGAAGTTGAAGATTTATCACTTGAAGTTGACCGTGCCACCGCTATTGCCAATGCTgctgaaaagaaacaaaaagcATTCGACAAAATCATTGGTGAATGGAAACTTAAAGTTGATGATCTTGCTGCTGAACTTGATGCCAGCCAAAAGGAATGCCGTAACTACTCCACTGAACTCTTCCGTCTCAAGGGAGCTTATGAAGAAGGACAAGAACAACTTGAAGCTGTCCGCCGTGAAAACAAGAACTTGGCTGATGAAGTCAAAGACTTACTCGACCAAATTGGAGAAGGTGGCCGCAACATCCATGAAATTGAAAAAGCAAGAAAACGTCTTGAAGCCGAAAAAGACGAACTTCAAGCCGCTCTTGAAGAAGCTGAAGCCGCTCTTGAACAAGAAGAAAACAAAGTACTTCGTGCTCAACTCGAATTATCTCAAGTACGTCAAGAAATTGACCGCCGCATCCAAGAGAAAGAAGAAGAATTCGAAAACACACGCAAAAACCACCAACGTGCATTGGACTCAATGCAAGCCTCCCTTGAAGCCGAAGCTAAAGGTAAGGCTGAGGCCCTTCGCATGAAGAAGAAGTTGGAAGCTGACATCAACGAATTGGAAATTGCTCTTGACCATGCCAACAAAGCTAACGCTGAAGCACAAAAGAACATCAAACGTTACCAACAACAACTTAAAGATGTTCAAACCGCTCTTGAAGAAGAACAACGTGCCCGCGATGATGCTCGTGAACAACTTGGTATTTCTGAACGTCGTGCTAACGCTCTTCAAAACGAACTTGAAGAATCTAGAACACTTTTGGAACAAGCTGACCGTGGCCGTCGTCAAGCCGAACAAGAATTGGCTGATGCTCATGATCAATTAAACGAATTATCAGCACAAAATGCTTCAGTTTCTGCTGCCAAGAGGAAACTCGAATCAGAACTCCAAACCTTACACTCCGACTTAGATGAACTTCTTAACGAAGCTAAGAACTCAGAAGAAAAGGCCAAGAAAGCCATGGTTGATGCTGCCAGATTAGCTGATGAGCTCCGTGCTGAACAAGACCACGCACAAACTCAAGAAAAATTACGAAAGGCTCTTGAAACACAAATCAAAGAATTGCAAGTACGATTGGATGAAGCCGAAGCTAACGCACTTAAAGGTGGAAAGAAAGCAATCCAAAAATTGGAACAACGTGTACGCGAATTAGAAAATGAACTTGATGGAGAACAAAGACGACATGCTGACGCACAAAAGAACTTACGTAAATCAGAACGTCGCATCAAGGAATTGAGCTTCCAATCTGAAGAAGACCGCAAGAACCACGAACGTATGCAAGATCTTGTAGACAAACTTCAACAAAAGATCAAAACATACAAGAGGCAGATCGAAGAAGCAGAAGAAATTGCTGCTCTCAATCTTGCCAAATTCCGAAAAGCACAACAAGAATTAGAAGAAGCCGAAGAACGAGCTGACTTAGCCGAACAAGCTATTTCCAAATTCCGTGCAAAGGGACGTGCCGGATCTACTGCCCGTGGTGCTAGCCCAGCG CCTCACCGATCGTTGGCTCGACCACAATTGGACGGATTAAGCTTCCCACCTAGGTTCGACCTCCATCCCGAAGGGGAAATCTAA